In Mycolicibacterium aromaticivorans JS19b1 = JCM 16368, the following proteins share a genomic window:
- the nrdH gene encoding glutaredoxin-like protein NrdH, translating to MSTVTVYTKPACVQCNAVFKMLDKEGISYEKIDLTVDDEARDYVMSLGYLQAPVVYAGPNEHFSGFRPDRLKALKNGAILSSDATLVG from the coding sequence ATGAGCACCGTTACCGTTTACACCAAGCCCGCCTGCGTGCAGTGCAACGCGGTTTTCAAAATGCTCGACAAGGAAGGCATTTCGTACGAGAAAATCGATCTGACCGTCGATGACGAGGCTCGCGATTACGTCATGTCCCTCGGCTACCTGCAGGCGCCCGTGGTGTACGCCGGGCCCAACGAGCACTTCTCGGGTTTCCGCCCCGACCGGCTCAAGGCCCTCAAAAATGGAGCAATATTGTCATCTGATGCAACATTGGTTGGCTAG
- a CDS encoding ParB/RepB/Spo0J family partition protein produces MSTTTDTTTEQVAGSVEYIDPQALEFEDNVRDQVELDKEFLASLRELGVIVPIIAVRDTEGRTLVREGQCRTLGAREVGLSSVPVYVLPTGASDDDTATAERIVQQVVANDRRYDLKKSQRARAIQQLLDTGMSATKVAKKLSMRREDVKAAGAVSKSATALDALDGGQLDFTQAEVLAEFQDDEDAVQRLLRAAHYGGSHFEHAVSSLRSAREINALIAVAEKEYTEPGYTILEDRPRWSDLSAVGLEYLRTSDDEQLPDDVEKKPEHWAVYLTDDCVYVDKTTGDEVAEGDIDWDTENDDDAEPAEGLCHASTITEKTVIVPEWYCLDYAAAGLALAPSLRNVAARQAGSTIDSDDDSPEAIAEREAAQQAAERRERRKVLVLNRLADAAESVRRDYVTKLLARKTAPKGAATFVAHCLTRDPYILSQNHGSGLTAELLGVKDERAVRAMVNDFSTNIDARAQVISLAVVLGALEARTDKSVWRNARTGITGTASYIASTVGSDAYLQFLIDSGYQPSDIEKVIVGQRTADDVYDEATQES; encoded by the coding sequence ATGTCAACCACCACCGACACCACCACCGAGCAGGTCGCCGGGTCGGTCGAGTACATCGACCCCCAGGCCCTGGAGTTTGAAGATAACGTCCGCGATCAGGTCGAGCTGGACAAGGAATTCCTGGCCAGCCTTCGCGAGCTCGGCGTGATTGTCCCCATTATCGCCGTGCGCGACACCGAGGGCCGCACGCTGGTCCGCGAAGGACAGTGCCGCACCCTCGGAGCCCGCGAGGTCGGCCTGAGTAGCGTGCCGGTGTATGTCCTGCCCACCGGGGCCTCCGACGACGACACCGCCACCGCCGAGCGGATCGTGCAGCAGGTAGTCGCCAACGATCGGCGCTATGACCTGAAAAAGTCCCAGCGGGCACGCGCCATCCAGCAGTTGCTCGACACCGGAATGTCGGCCACCAAGGTCGCCAAGAAGCTCTCGATGCGCCGCGAAGACGTGAAAGCCGCTGGCGCAGTCTCGAAATCGGCGACGGCCCTCGACGCGCTCGACGGCGGGCAGCTCGACTTCACCCAGGCCGAAGTGCTGGCCGAGTTCCAAGACGATGAGGATGCCGTCCAGCGGCTGCTGCGTGCGGCCCACTACGGGGGCTCTCACTTCGAGCATGCCGTGTCATCTCTGCGCTCGGCGCGCGAAATCAATGCGCTCATCGCCGTTGCGGAAAAGGAATACACCGAACCGGGTTACACCATTCTGGAAGACCGCCCGCGCTGGTCGGACCTGTCCGCCGTGGGGCTCGAGTACCTGCGCACCAGCGACGATGAACAGCTGCCCGATGATGTCGAGAAGAAGCCCGAGCACTGGGCGGTCTACCTGACCGACGACTGCGTCTACGTCGACAAGACGACAGGCGACGAGGTCGCAGAGGGCGATATCGACTGGGACACCGAGAACGACGACGACGCCGAACCCGCCGAGGGACTGTGCCATGCCTCGACCATCACCGAAAAGACCGTCATCGTCCCCGAGTGGTACTGCCTGGACTACGCGGCAGCCGGTCTCGCGCTGGCACCATCCCTGCGGAATGTCGCGGCACGCCAAGCCGGGTCAACGATCGACAGCGACGACGACAGCCCCGAGGCCATCGCCGAGAGGGAGGCCGCGCAACAGGCTGCCGAGCGCCGCGAGCGACGCAAGGTGCTGGTGCTCAACCGCCTCGCCGATGCTGCCGAGAGCGTTCGACGCGACTACGTGACCAAGCTGCTGGCCCGCAAGACCGCACCCAAGGGCGCGGCCACCTTCGTGGCGCACTGCCTGACCCGCGATCCCTACATCCTCAGTCAGAACCACGGCTCGGGCCTCACCGCCGAGCTGCTGGGCGTCAAGGATGAGCGGGCCGTGCGCGCCATGGTCAACGACTTCTCGACCAACATCGACGCCCGCGCACAGGTGATCAGCCTGGCCGTGGTCCTCGGTGCGCTGGAGGCCCGCACCGACAAGAGCGTCTGGCGCAACGCCCGCACGGGCATCACCGGCACCGCGTCCTACATCGCGTCCACCGTGGGCTCCGACGCGTACCTGCAGTTCCTCATCGACAGCGGCTACCAGCCCAGCGACATCGAAAAGGTCATCGTCGGCCAACGCACCGCCGATGACGTCTACGACGAAGCCACGCAGGAGAGCTGA
- a CDS encoding thermonuclease family protein, which yields MTHAERLLSRARAVAVLGCAVSAITLLAPACSPSHADTDIATTATVLRVVDGDTVDVVDDTRGRLRIRINGIDSPEVHKPGYSVGCWGPQATDFARTTLTGQRVAIVSDPSQDAHDRYARTLAYLDRPGGWDFSIEAARAGAARSYIYEHHPAARTPQIEAAESEARQAERGLWGPPCNGRTESVPVK from the coding sequence ATGACCCACGCCGAGCGGCTACTGTCGCGTGCCCGCGCCGTGGCCGTGCTGGGTTGCGCGGTGTCCGCGATCACCCTGCTTGCTCCGGCCTGTTCGCCCTCGCACGCTGACACCGACATCGCCACGACAGCCACCGTGCTACGTGTGGTCGACGGCGATACCGTGGACGTCGTGGACGACACCCGAGGTCGCCTGCGTATCAGAATAAATGGGATCGACAGCCCCGAGGTGCATAAGCCCGGATACAGCGTCGGATGCTGGGGTCCGCAGGCCACCGACTTCGCCCGTACCACCCTCACAGGGCAACGGGTGGCCATCGTGAGTGATCCAAGTCAAGACGCCCACGATCGCTACGCCCGCACCCTTGCATACCTGGATCGCCCTGGCGGCTGGGACTTCTCGATTGAGGCGGCTCGGGCCGGCGCGGCCCGTAGCTACATCTACGAGCACCATCCCGCGGCCCGCACCCCGCAAATCGAAGCCGCCGAAAGTGAAGCCCGCCAAGCCGAACGCGGATTGTGGGGGCCGCCTTGCAACGGGCGCACCGAGTCTGTGCCAGTGAAATGA
- a CDS encoding TNT antitoxin family protein: MLRRPGEPGYGFRGAPGGRVEMIELVDDGPGERILYAADATVMECFVFTVVGDDVRDDLDLPYLEFPSGPADIAPHYHLGEGVNGSRTLFRRDSPVAATPGDHANLSALVPLSHCLGYSLDELKQSFLHQGGAPLLRGGRYAPRK, from the coding sequence GTGCTTCGCCGCCCGGGGGAGCCTGGCTACGGATTTCGGGGCGCCCCGGGCGGTCGGGTGGAGATGATCGAGCTGGTCGATGACGGGCCGGGGGAGCGGATACTGTACGCGGCCGATGCCACGGTGATGGAGTGCTTTGTGTTCACCGTTGTTGGGGATGATGTGCGCGATGATCTGGACTTGCCGTACCTGGAATTTCCGTCTGGGCCGGCGGATATCGCGCCCCACTATCACCTGGGCGAGGGCGTGAACGGCTCGCGGACCCTGTTTCGGCGCGATTCGCCGGTTGCCGCCACACCTGGCGACCATGCCAACCTGTCGGCCCTCGTGCCGTTGTCACACTGCCTCGGTTACAGCCTCGACGAACTCAAGCAGTCGTTCCTTCACCAGGGCGGGGCGCCACTGCTGCGGGGAGGACGATACGCACCGCGTAAGTAG